The genome window CAGTGCTCTTCTTCTCTACTACTACGCAGCCCCTAATAAACTCAGTGCTCCGCTACACACCGGGGAGCCACAACGTAAAGGAGGAGAAGGCTACAACAGCCGGCGCTCCCACTTGTTGCAGGACCCTGCATGACCGGGAGATCTCGCACGCAGCTGCGCTGAGGTCCTACAAAGTGCCACCACCTACAAGGTGATCCGCTACTTTGGAAGAGCCACTTAGGACGCTTTAACAAGGTTGATACCTGGGGCTCGGTGTAAGTGTCATGCTGAAGACCGAGTGCATATATTAATGCGTGCTTTCCCACTGACAGATCCTGAAAGctagaataagaagaaaaaaagaaaaaaagaaaaatctactgCCCCATCCCGTCCTTGATTTCTTCTGTCTGAAGACAAGATCCTAAAAGCTGTGTTTGCAGCTTCATGTTAGTCTTTTGCTCTTTGTAACCAGCTAGAAGGTTTTGCCTGTGTTTAAAAATCCCGTGGCTCGAAAGTACCAGCCACCTACCAGACAGACAGGCGAAAGCCAGCCTGGGGTCATATTTTGCACATCGTCTTCCATGTGTACATTACAAATAACACAAGGCAGTAAAAGGCATCACATGCATCCAAACTCTGGAGCTTTTGTTTATAGGAAACCTCAATGAACAACTAAATGGCTATCAATGAGaagcatcttttccttttaaaggcagTCAGTGTTTATAGTCCGAGTGTCTCGTATTTCTAATCGTTGAGAAACAGCTCCAGCGCTCGCCTCATCTGGCCAATCACGCCTGGTAACACCTGTCTTTTCACGTTCTCacttttattcattatttatgttTCTCTTTACACAATACACCCGCAGGACAATACATCTCCAGCATGCTCACGGATTTGATCCAAAGCTCACTGGAGTCAACAGAATGACTTCACTGGCTCTGGAGCGCACTGAGGGCCCCAGCTCCGCAAGCGGGCTTCCAGCCTGAGGAGAGACTTACGCACAAGTTAGGCATCCCAGTCCAGAAGTGCAATCGCAAAATCCCTAACCCTTTAGCTGCTCATCTTTTAACCAGGCAAGGTCTCCAAAAGCCTGAACtgtttgaagattatttttttttcccccaagttatCCATTTCATTATAAAAAACATCCTTCCGACAAACTTTCTGTAGTGATCCATGAAAcaggggagcaggggagaggtCGCCCTCTCCCAAGTGTAGTCCCAACCACTCAGCACTGGAGtaattttttatgtgtgtgtctgtgtgtgtgtctgtgtgtgtgtagatgtacgtgtgtgtctgtatgtgcatgcatatttgcatatacatatgtgtatatatgtacacacacacatgagCACACACATTTTTTGCTCCCCCTTCTGGCCCCACgcatcttgaattttttttcttcttggtggaagcaggggagagcaggagaaggatCCTGCCTCCAGCATGACCTGTAGCCAGGGATCTGCAGCACTCCTCTGGGAGGCGCGCAGTGTGGATTCCAGCTGAGAAAAGGGCCCCAAAGCCTTATTCCCTCCTTTACGGCAGCTCGTAGATGTCCTCTGCATCCCTGGACATGTATACCCTTTAGCCAGGTGGGttcagcagcaggaaggcagcaTCTCATTTTTTAATAGAGATGGTCAATGTGGGTGGCACGTTACTGACCCTAACGGAGACTTAGCAAGAGACCCAATGCTGAGAATTCCATGCAATAATGCTTCACAAACACCAGGCTTGCAAACCATGCTAACTGGGAAACGTATACCGTATTTTACATTCCTTTACAAGCGCCTCTTAAAGGTGTGCTGTGTAATTGAGCCAGCTCTCTGCATTTCACAGGGCACCGGACCCGAAATTGCCAGTCTCCTACCTAGCTGACCTCCATTTCTAGGTGACTTACGCCAGCTCTCGGCCCATACGTAAAGTTTCTTCTTCAGTCTAACTTTTGCCATTTCTGCCTCCAACACATTAATACCATAAGCTTTACACATACAATGGGTTTGGTCTGTGGGAGAGCGGCTGGGACCACATTTTGTTACAGTATATCaattaatacaggaaaaaaaaggaaagaaatacccTTCCAATTTCTGTGCAGTTATTTATtttggaaggagagagggagaaaaaggaaaggctttTAACTGACTACCAGAGTAGAAGCTGTCCATTTTCCACAAGTGGAAATTGTCCCTTTCTGGATGATGCTGAAGCCAGCCCCAGCTAGATGTGATCTCCTACCCTGCAAACACAGCCACCCATCGGATCACAACAAATACTCCTTTTCCAGAACAATCCCACCGACACAGCTCCCGGCACCTTTGTTTCATCTCAAGACAAAGGCAGATTTTTCACACTAGGCATATTCGATACCGTAAAAACCCCGTTGCCGCCGCAGCTGTCGACGCCGGCGCTGACGGCCACCTGCCCTCCTGCAGCGCCGGCATCCCGTGTGTTCATCGTACGCCTGCCCGACGCATCACCCGCAAGGGGCAGGGACGCCTGCACGCATGCACGCAGACACATGTGGTCCCTGCTTGCCCTACCACTTCCCACGCCTGGGACCTGCCCCCGGCAGCTGGACAGGAGCCTCTGCTGCCCCTTCCAACCCCACTGCGggaccctgccctggccagggctggTGCCACCAGCAGGCGATAGTGGCCGGACGGGGGTAGGAGAGCGGAGCCACCCAACGAAGGAGGTGCCTCGCTTATCCTTTTTGCTCCCGAGTTCTAGCGGCTCCCCCCATCCCAAACCGCTCCACTGCAACCCCATGACGAGGTGAAACCTGACAGCCGGCAAAAGGCCCACGCCGTTTCGGCACATGCCAGTGCAGACATGCCCCCCAAACAAACTTTTTGCTCCCCTCAACGTGAGTGCAACCCCCCCAGGCgctgcccaccctgcagccccaccGGTGGCGGGCCAGGGCCAGGAGAGGGAATGAGCAATCAGGGGACGTACCCAGCCTCCATTGTCCTGGATCCAGTTGTGCAGGTGCCGGTTCAGGTACTCGGTCATCCAGGTGGCGATGCTGTCCACGAGGGGAGACATCTCCCGGTTGACGCTCTCCACGCACATCACGCCGCCGAACTCGAAGAAGGCCACGATCCTGCCCCAGTTAACCCCGTCTCGGAAGAGCTCCTCCACCACCGCCACGAAGCGGCCCCTGGCCGTGAAAGGGGTCAGGTGCAGCTGGCCGGACATTTGGGCAAAGTCCCTCTGGTAGCGGCGGGAGAACTCATCCCCGGCCTGGCGCAGGGCGAGGTGGACCACCTGGGGCGCGGGGCGAAGCCCCTCGGCCGGGGGTGCGTGGCTAGCAGCAGCCGAGCCGGGGGGCTCGGGGTGCGGAGACACCAGCCCAGTGTGATCAGAGGAagtcccagcagcagcagcagcagcagcagcaggaggaggaggagagagacccGGAGGCAGAGGTGCCCTGTCCTCGCCGGCAGCCCAGTCGTATCCCCTCTGCGAGAGTTTATAGTGGATGTACTTCAGCACTATCTCCCGGTTATCGTAGCCTCTTCTCCCCGGATGAGCCATAATTCCCAAGAGGAAGCagcaagaggaagggagagaggaagaagaggagcaggATGAACCCAAAAAAGTAAAGCagccaataataataaaattaataacacCAAAAATTATAATCCAGTTACTGTATCGGGCACGGTTTCATTCATGGTGGTGTGGGGGAGTTCTCAGGGTCTCGGAGGTACTTTTGTCTTCTCAGTGTTTCCTCCTCGGTTTGAGATGCACGGTATAAATAGGGATTAAATTGCTGTAAATACTTTACTTCCAGGAGCACATTTATTACTTATTATAAATTTACTTTAGGACCATTTCCTCCTCGGTGTTGAAACAcatcttaaaaaatattataCCGATTCAAAATCAGGTGCATTTTCCCCTAGGTGCTGCACTACCATGGACGCGAAGGAGCGGACGAACACACACCGTAAAAACTGCAATTCAATACGATTTGCTAAACAGCCTTGGATGAACGTTAATCCAACGCACTTTAAGCTAGAAACCtcaacactgttttgttttttttttttgttaagttacACAAACTAAATTTCCTCTGTAAAGTACTTACTTGGACTATAAATATGTTCCTCTGTCAagtttcctctaaaaaaaaaaatagcaacaacaaaacccaaacatcaCAAGTCTTCAGAAACGTCAAGTTCTGTCCGCTTTGATGCTTCAAGTCACCAAGGGGATgggaaagggacaaaaaaaaattatatatatctctctacgatttcaaatgttttttccCCGACTCCTGTTTAACAGGCATCTCCAAAGATGTGTCAAAGCTCAGAAAATCCCGCCTCGCAGCCCGGGAAGGCGAACAACCCCAAAGAGACGGAAAATCCTGGAGACCAGATGAACCACATTTGAATCCAAGCCTCTCGCAGAAGTGCTCCGTTTTTCCCTCCAGTGCAACGTACAGACCATATGCATTTACGTAGTTTCATTCAGACACCGATCGCAGGAGCCCGGTGCTtccacacacacgcacgcacacatcaaagataaaaaaaaaaattaaaaaaaattaaaaataaaaaatatatacgtATTTCGGTAATTAATTCTTTTTCAAGAGGACGAGCgtaaaagcaggaataaaaaaataaaaatgtaaagaaggaaaattgcttttgactctggCCCGGGGGAGAAATGCCATTTCCCCCGAGCAGCTTTTGTATCGAGAGGAGGAAGAGCCCCCGGCCGGCGCTGCCGCCCAGGAGGGGCGCGGACGGGGGCGTGTGTGTGCGGGGTGACTGGTGCCGGTGGGGACCGCGGCCGCCGcggcgccgctgcccgcccgcccgcccgggcccgcccgcccgcgcagccccgcgcacCCCCGCCGGCTCCGGCCGGCTCCTCCGGGCGCTCCGCGCTGCTgctgcccgcggcggcggcggctccgggcggCGGctccgagcggcggcggcgggcgcgggcggggagctctcccggcggcggcggcgggggggagcggagcggagcggagcggcgggggcggggagaggcggggaggaGCGGAGCCCGAAGGCGGGGGAGGctccggccccggcgcggcgcggcgcagcGCAGCCGGGCGCGGTGGTTTCCTAAAGCTCCGCCTCACGCTTCATTCAAGAAAAGGGGGAaacggggagggagggggtgctaaaaaaaaaaaaaaaaaaaaaaatttcaaaatcacaacattttttaaaattacaaaaaaatgaaaaaaatgtgggttttttttttttaaataaagaatgcggcggcggggggaggcgagCAGCCCCGCGCAGCCCGGGCCCGCCCTCCATCGCGGCGCGGGcctggggccggcggcggggcggcggcggcggggcggagcggcggggcgcggaggggcggcACTCGGGTGGTGCTGccgggccccgccaccgccccccgcccgccctccctccgcccccgccaccgccaccgccacggccaccgcctccgcccgcccggaGGAAGCGGGCCGCGCAGGCAGGGTGGCTGCCGGCCCTTCGCGGGGGtgcgcgccccgctccgcgccccgcgggCGGGATGGGGCTGCTGCAGTTGCGcggatttatttaaaaaatctgacggaaaaaaagaaaaaaataaagggtggGGGGgcgattctaaaaaaaaattaaatatctcgtttttaaaaagaaaaatggcccGATGGaggcgggcaggggctgcaggcggGGTGGGccggggtggcagcagcccctgCGCGGCCGCGGAAGCCCCCGCGGGACCGTGGGCAGGGGAcaggccgggccccgccggccgccgttGCGGGTggcctccccctcccccgccccggtgGTGCTGGGTCCCGCACACCTGCCCCGCACACGCCGCCCGGTGAGTTTTCAGGCTTGGGACAGGATCTGGGGACTTTTTGCGGAAACGGGACTCAGATTCGTCCCTCCACCCGGCCTgatgttttggggatttttttttctttagattgaAGAGGGGAGGAACCGAACTGTTTGGAGATTAAATTAATCTGGAGCTTGACCAAAGCCGCGGAGTTAACCCCCAGAGTAGGGGAAAGCCACAGCGCGGGGAAGCCGCGGTGGatcagccccgctgccaccccgccGAGCGACGGCGGGGCAGGGACGGCCCCGGATCAGGCGGGGGCACATCCCAGGGAACGGCCGAGCGAGACGGGAGCCGGGGATGCTCGGCACCTTTCCCTGCTTAGTATGAGGCGTTGGGGGGGGAATAAAATTTTGATAAATTCTACCAGTTTTTGTCGAGATGAGGGTGCTTGGGAGGATAACCTCGCCTATAAACTGCCCTGGACCTCAAAGGAAGACGAGGCGGGAGTTAAGCTGTGGACGCGAGTTGGTTTTGACACGGGAGCCAGGGAGTGGACGCTGCCCTCCGAGTCTCCGTTTTCAGGGTCACGTTTCCATCGCACGCTGAGCCCTTCACGCGTGGCTCGCAGGCTGCCGCCTCCCCCTGCTTGGAGGATAACTCACCGGCGTGAGGAGCGCCATCAGCTTGTGCTCCATCCATTAAAGaagaggaggtgctggcatcCCAAACGGGGAGGATTCCCCGTGCGGGGGCCGCCAGCGTCGGCATCGCCTCCCCGGCGGGCGGCTGTTGCCACCCAGCGGCCGCTGCTCGCCCCCGGCCCGACGGCTCGCCCCGGGCAGCCggtacccccccacccccgtcccgtccccgcaGGCTGGCAGCAGCGAAGGGCTCACCCGCCTCATACGCGCCCGGGGAATTCGGAGAGCAACGCCTtgcccacccccccgccgccgcctgctggggttttttttttggtcttaaaatGGGGCTGGTTGCAGTTGGTTGTGTCCTCAGGGGTTCAGAGGGACCAGAGGTTGCAGGGCAGCAGGGGGATGAGATTTAGCAAAAGATGGAGGATGCTCTCCCCACCCAGACGTGGGCTAAGGGCTGTAGCCCACCAGTGCATGCATGTAACTCACGGCATGGTTAAATGCTTGAGCACaaacgtgtgtatatatatatatacacacatacatacatatatacatacatatatatatatgtccgTATAAAAGCCttcagagaaaaaggcatttgCGATGAGCTGAGGGATTGCTTCTGGCGGCAGAAATGCAGGCAAGGGATCTGTCAACCACGTAAAATCGCCGCCTTCACATTCTTGCAccaaaagagacaggaaaaataatgaaaaaaaaaggtctcctCTGGATACAGAGAGTAACCTGACATTTCCATGTAACACGCTATGGTTTAAACGGAACGAGTGATACAGACAATCAGAACAGCCATACCCAACCGGGCTGCTGATTCAGCCTGTCACTCTGCTAGTGACTGAAGCTACTACAGTTGGTCCCGCAACTGAAAACACATCAGACACAGATGTTTAGTAACACAGAAAAAACTGTCTGGGTAAGCGGCGCAGCAATGTCAGAGCAGGATGGGTTTTAAAGCCCACAGGGTAAATCAGCCTGGGACCGAGGCAGAAAACAAAGATGCAGATAAAACCAGTGGGCTTTTGTAAGGAGAAATTGAAAATACCACTGAATTTGCTGAGGGCGTTTAAATGTATTTTGGATGCAGAAATGGAAGTAAGCATAACTCCACGAACGGAGTGTGCTGAGAGCACATAATCAGTAAACTAAAATAGTTTCAGGACTCATAGCTGATTTCTGATAGAAACAGGCACGGCAAAACTTGAGATACTCTGTTTGGAACGGATTTAGTAATGACGCTTTTTCCCCACTAGCTCTACATTCAGCACTTCGCTATGAGAATGATAGATCCCAgcctttttaaaagtttaataggAAAATAGTGGTCACGGCTCACAAGAAAGCTTGCTAATACCAAACACAGCTGAGACTgcaccagaaaaattaaaaacacacgAGAAAATCCTAGGAAGTGTTTGCTTTAAGGAAAGGTATTAGGGATGAGTCATGGGAAACAAAAACTGTGCCTTGAAGAATGATAAATTGGGGCTccataaaaaagcaaaacaaaatgatgtGCGTTCAAACAGTCTTTCTTGGTCTTAACTGAATGCGTTAAATGCATTGCATCTGACCTGCATTTATGGCTGTAATTGAAGGGAGCGGCAATCTTAAAACCAATTATAATGCTACCTGAGTGGGTGATGAGCATCTATTAAAGTGCCACGAGTTTGCATCACAGTGCTGCTTTTTACCTTGCTTGTTTGCTTGAGCTCAGCAGGATAAAACAACAGTTAAAAAGACATCCAAAATAGAGGCAATATGGTTTTGGGGGTAGGGAGAAGAAACTGGCAAGAGGCTCAGGATTTATCAAGGAACATCGAATAAGCGCGTAACGTAAGAAATTATTACGGTGCTTTCAGGTAGCAAAACAATGTGCTGAGATCTGATCCTGCAAATCCTTCCACATACACATTTACCTTCATGTGAGCTGGCCCACCAAAGCTAATCAGACTAATGAGAAGAATTAGCTGTATCAAGGATTGGAACTCAATTAGGGATGCAAAGAGCAGTTCACGTGAAAAGAGCTCCCTTGACAATTAGAGGCAGGAGAATTGACAGCAGGTATCAGTCAGGTCTGTCGGTGaaaagaagagattatttttgcGAGATGGCTTTCTTATCCATCCTCGGGCAACTGACCAACCAGGCAGGATCCTGCAAAGCAGCCTGCTGTTTCTTTGGTAGCTTCCCAGATGCCCGGTGTGCAGCGGGTGCGTTATTAACAAGCACTCTAGAAAAGTTCTTTATGCCTGGCAATGCTGTACTTCCTGACAAACTGAAAATGGACACCTTTCCCCCGCACCTTTGTATTAAGATCGATGGGATTTCAACAGCAACCCTGGTTCCTGGTGACCTGCCCACCCTTTTATTTCCTTGGCTCCTGAGCAGGCAGGTTGGAGAGATGCAAGCGATGGTTTAACTCCCCGCCTGAGCGGGCGTGAAACAAGCCGGGTGTACTTCGCACCAGGTGACAGTACCCAAAGCGAGCAAGGACATTGCCGCGTTTCTCGCTGTAAATCTGCAGAGATTTTCTGTGCTAGAACAAACCAATATAAATCAAACCCCCAAAACTAAATCTGAGTAGCCCGAAAGTAGTATTTAGAGAGGTGTAGGTAAATACAGTTATGATAATCAAAGAAATCCTTTGCCTTACCATGTTCTAGCACAATAATGGGGATTATTGAAAGAGCCTGCTAAGATTGCGCCCACGGGTGGGGAATTTGCACACGAAAATTAGCAGCCAATGGCACTGCAAATGCCTGTAAATATCACTGTAAATGCTGCTTGGTGCTATGTCCAGTGAGGCATTTGTCTGTGCCACCCACGGCCGCGCTTCGTCTGGGTTCCTCTCTTCAAGGCATTCAGTGTTTCTCCTTTCCACGCCAGCATGCATTTTGCTCTGCATGCCTTTGTGCCAGCGAGGGCTCTTTAACTTGCCCCGACCAAAACGAACCACCAACCGCACGATCTTTCATGTTTGTTCCTGTCCATGCGACCACGATACCCACGGACCCATGGTATCTCTGCCAAGCTGCATGAAATACCTGGAAAACAATGCTCTTCTCGAGACATCTGTGCATTTAATTCTCTGCTATCAGCTGCACATCATTGATTGCCAAGACTGTCTCATCTGTTTTGCTTAACGTGTCGCCCAACGTTGCTATCTAAGGCATTGTATTAAATGCTTTAAGAAACAGTTTTCTGCATGTAGAAAGTATAGGGAAACGTAGCATCCATGAAGCCTGGATgtgtattttcctcatttttaaccAGGACGGTGGCAGATTAACCTGAACAAACGAGCTCTTCTTCAGGGCGCCTTCCTGGAGTGGGAGATTTGCCTTTCATCCTGCCGGTGTTGCAAACGCTACAGGTGTGGAGTGGATCCTTCCTGGCTGGAAGCCCAGAACGCTACTGTAAAAACGTTTAAAGCATCCTGCAATTATGGTTTATTTCATGGGGCTTAATTGTGCTCATCAGGAAAGGCAGCTGGATGAGATTCTCAGGTAATATCCTTAGGGTCCAACACAGCAAACAGCTCCTGACTTTCGACCCTTATTACTGTACTCATCCCTCAACCATCTTCACTTCTCATCAAGACAGAGGCCCCacggtttggattggaaggaggcaaaacaactgcatccagctctggaaatCCTTC of Rissa tridactyla isolate bRisTri1 chromosome 2, bRisTri1.patW.cur.20221130, whole genome shotgun sequence contains these proteins:
- the BCL2 gene encoding apoptosis regulator Bcl-2, with the protein product MAHPGRRGYDNREIVLKYIHYKLSQRGYDWAAGEDRAPLPPGLSPPPPAAAAAAAAGTSSDHTGLVSPHPEPPGSAAASHAPPAEGLRPAPQVVHLALRQAGDEFSRRYQRDFAQMSGQLHLTPFTARGRFVAVVEELFRDGVNWGRIVAFFEFGGVMCVESVNREMSPLVDSIATWMTEYLNRHLHNWIQDNGGWDAFVELYGNSMRPLFDFSWISLKTILSLVLVGACITLGAYLGHK